ACATATAAAAAAGCAATTCTTTCATCTCTAAAAAGTAAAACTTAAAGTGCAAGAATTGTTTAAAGTATATTTGCAGCTTGCTAAATCAAGGTAACGGATAAGTAACTGAACAAACTCTTTATTATATTTCAATATTTGAAAGGAAACAAAAATGCAATCTCTATATTTCATCTTGCAAAGATAAATTACAGGGAGTTTATATAATCCAATATTGTATGACGCTTAAAGCTTTTCAAACAATTTTTCCAACAAGATAGTCAACTTTCCTAACAAGACTTCATTCATTGTCATTAACTTTCTGACTTCTTCATCTCTAGCTTGTAATGAGGACGCCTGTTTGTCTACAATTTCTACAAGATGGCGAACCGTGAGTTCGTCGTTATCCCGTACAGAAAGATCTCCAGAAGTTTCCGTCATTGCTGCATTACCCTTAC
The window above is part of the Butyricimonas paravirosa genome. Proteins encoded here:
- a CDS encoding helix-turn-helix domain-containing protein, producing MSFSERLQKVMDEQGYTKYKVAKALHMSATTISNYLKNKTKPDTTKLEVMSRLLGVNRRWLLTGEGDKYRKGNAAMTETSGDLSVRDNDELTVRHLVEIVDKQASSLQARDEEVRKLMTMNEVLLGKLTILLEKLFEKL